In Acipenser ruthenus chromosome 1, fAciRut3.2 maternal haplotype, whole genome shotgun sequence, the genomic stretch aaaacaattaacaaattaaataaaacaataaagcaaaactaaccaaaaagggtgcctgcgcacatatcctacacagggaggattttaacccccctccctgctgtcttacaatacatacatacatacatgtacagTACGTTACGAGACATCTGGTACTATAGTACTAAACTGTACTTGTACTGTAGCCTgcttattttcatattttaaaaagaaaatacatgtctgctgtaacgtgtttctttcaaaagtgcacatttaCGACCTATATAGGCTTGGCAGAATTCgatttttatttaagaatttcGATGGATAAGATTTTTATCGATTTAAATTTTCAGGATTGCACGAAATTAGGGGTGTGTGTATTAATGACAGACTGTATACTGTTAAAAGCTTTATAAAATCatatgtcaaaatataaaaagtaaataTCTATAAATCAGTAAATCAAACCTGCTTTAAATGATTCTGTTCATTTGATAGTTCATTTGTACAAAATGtaaagattaataaaaaaaaagaaattctcggGTCTTTTGTTACAGTTACtggaatgcatatttatttgctaGGTCCAGCAAAGCTCTCCACATTTAAGTTTATGTCTTTACTGTAGTAGCCTACAAAACGTTGAGCTATCCAACTCGGTCTTCAGAGAGGCACGTGCGACGTTTGTCTTGAACTTTTCTGAACAAACGGAATGACCTTTCCACAGACACTGAAGTTACTGGCACTGCGAGTGCACGTAATGCCACACCGGACATGCCAGGCAGTGACTGGGTTTCACTTTTCCAGTAATCAAGTGCTGTTATGTTGTTATCACAAGGCATGTTATTCAAATTATTCACAGCTCCGCCCTGGATCAGGCTGCTCTAGCCAGGGATGTAAATACTGTACCTCCTCCACTCATTGCATTTTACACACATTAATGAACTCTAATACATTTTCAACCATCATTTTTCTTACATCCCCTTTCTTTAAATTTCGATTATTAACGATGGAAATATTTTTTTGGTCGGTCTGCGAGtgtgaagtgaaaaaaaaaaatcaaatcctgCCAAGCCTGCCTATATGTAATAGAAGTTCATGACAGGTAGGACTTGGGAAATTCTTACGTAAGCTTCAACCGCGCTAATAATAGACGGTCTAATAATGTTGTCTATATGGTGTATTTCAGTATGCttcatttaattttaataaaatatttgcaGACAAACTGATTACTTGTAATCAGGGTGGGACAAATCACTTGTATGCTGATGTCTGGTCCGTGTTACTGTGGAAACAGGAAAAGGGGGTTGGTTCCTGGAGTCTAAAAGGATTGGCTCTGTGAGATCAAAAGGGGCGGTGCAGATTTTGAAGCAGAAAGCTTTTTTATTATAGAGCAGAAGTTcttttgtatgtacagtaaatgcttAGTCCCAAATATGGCGAATTTACAGTAAAACCTACTGACCATATTAAAATTGGTCACATTTTGCGACCTGGTGAGATGATTTGACCCACCCTGCTAGTTTAGAGACAAGGGCCTATAATCCACTGAGTTGTTGACACCTAAATACATTGGTGTAACTCCCAAAACTACTGTGCTCAAAGATTAACGACCACACATACAGTATGCAAGTATACTATCGTTTTTGACGCCAAACGTGccactgaaagggttaattttttCCTAAAGTATCAGCTTCACtcaaatactgtttacatgaaaGACAGTGATATCTGATACACTGAATCTGAAAGATACCAGAGCTGCAGTACAGGGCAGAAAGAGactgaatatattattatttatttcttagcagacaccattatccagggcaatatcacattatttttacatacaattacattattttttacacacaattacccatttatacagttgggtttttactggagcaatctaggtaaagtaccttgctcaagggtacagcagcagtgtcccccacctgggatttaacccacgaccctccggtcaagattccagagccctaaccactactccacactgctgcctattgaGTATTTGTCGCTCATAGTGTAGGTGTGAGTATCTAGTGTCTGTTGGTACACGGTAATATTTCAATAACGTATTTTCATATTAAAAACTATAATTATTAAGTACAATTGGGAAATTCTCAAAATGTGTACTCCAAAAAAAAGTACCTTTTTATTGTGTGTACATTGAAGCTGTGTTATGTaacactttattttcttttttatataccaGTACACTTATTGCATGTATATACTcggaattcattttaaaactttttatttttggtttgttaattgaaaaaaagtaaaaaagctAGTAGTGGAACTCCGAGGTGCACTTCATAATTCTTTACAGTTTATTATGAAACAGCAACAGCACACTGCTTGTATCTCTTCAGCCTCCTTAGTAAGCACAGCTAGGGGCTGCAACACAAAGCAAAATATAATAGTATTAGGCAAAGCAGATGGTGTTCTACCAAGGAAATGGGCGCTGACATTGAAGTGCATATTGctggttttgttgtgttttatttattacatctCATATGTGGATACCAGATAGCACCAACATCTCTGCATGATATAAGATATTGTATTGGAGTGGCTCAATAAACTGCTGTTTCATAAGCTGCATTACAATAGCCCAACAATTTTAAGCTCTTAAGTTTGTGAAAGGGTGACAATTTTGATAATTCTAGTTTTTAATGATGATGTTGCAGTTCAAGACCTTGGTCCTTGGTGGCTGAAAGAAGCCATATTGATAACAGTGGCTACCGAGCCAGAAATTCTCAAATAGGTGTACTAAAAAGTTGACTAAATCGTAAATGTTTATGCTAAAAAAGGCATTAGTTGCATTATGGCTGTACTTTTTACTACTGACTATAGTACCTTGTCCTTAGTCTTTTCAAAGCCATTAAGATagctattttatatttaaaaagatcAAGCTGGAAACAGAGTTAAAAACAGGGCAGTTCAATCGAATCAGCTAACTTAACCTGTGCACTAGGATTGCGGTGAAGAATTCATAAAGACATTATGCCTTGAAAAAGTGGAACAAACTTTGCACTATAGCTGAAGCTTATTGTAGAATAATGCAAAACGAACCTGTTGGTGAGAAAAGTTTAACTCAAGTTACAGTACAATTTCCCATCTACAGTATGCATTACATCCACTTAATAccctaaattaaattatataaaatactaGCATCCAACCCAAGTTTACATTCACCAGTGGCTGGATTAAGATAGCAAGGTTTGACCAAGCTTGTCATTTCTAGTGTACACTGAGGTATCGCATTGTTTGGCTGTTGTTTCTCCTCCACTCCCCTGTATGCCTGGTGTCATCACATTTATGACATACTGTCTATTGTCATGCCTGGAAGCCATTAAAATGTTGAAAGCATAGTACTGTACATTCAGGCTTGATGTCTGTTTTCCATAAATCTTTATGATACATATCTGCCCCTTTTCTCACCAATCTGCCAACAAGATTGCTGCCATGTTATAATAAAGCGCATGGAAAATTCCCCAGAGAAGAAGTTTTGTTCCAGAAGAAATCATCAGTCAAGGATAAGAATGACACCCCTGAGTCTATGGAGTTTTACAGTGTTAAGTGATATTTTCTGTCAGAATTTGCTTCAGCAACAGCCCCTCAGCTAATGAACACAAAAGAATGGTGTTCTTTATCACAAATCTCTCCAGATAACTCATACCCTTCCATGTACTTTCTACTTGACTTTATCAGTCATTCCTGACCTTCTCGTTTTTGCAGCTATATCCATTAGTTTTCAATTTGCATACAATATTAGTCCATCAGAGTGATGGATTTAGTTACAGTGTGAATTTATCAATGGTGTACAGTTTTAGTTTTCAGCTCCCAACAGATCACTGCTACTGCTACTTTTTTCTTTGCAGTGTTATAAATGTTTCAgttcagttgttttgttttttatagggAAGTAAGCTGAAGCTATGGAGGACTGCTTACATACGTCTTCTGAAAACCTGTCAAAGCTGGTGAGCTGGGCCCACAGCCATGGGACGATCTGCAGCCTCATCCCCAACCTGAAGCACCTGCTGTCTGAGGGCTCCCAGGGGAACCTGACAGCCATGTGGGGCTGTACCGCCGGTCATGCTTACCACTGGCCTCTGACGGCTACCTGTCGGGCCGGATCCCAGGAACGCATGTGCTATCAGGACAGCCGCAGCTTCAACTCAGACAGTGCCAGCATTAGTGGGGCGGCCTCCGAAACGCAGCCCAGTCCCGGGGAGAGATTCCCAGGAAGGACGGTGAAAGCCAAGGTGGACTGCAACCGGACCCAAGACTCCTACGACTTCTCCAACTGCAGTGAGCCTTCAGAAGTAGAAGACAATATGGAGGAATATGAGGATGAGAACGCCTTGTTTGACATGGTGTGTGAGTCCTCTCCAACGGACGAGGACAGTGACTTTGAAACCCAGCTGCtcagacagcagcagcacagtGCCCCTCAGAAGAGGCCCAACACAAGCCCACTTCCTTCTGGTGCAGAGAGCAAACCTTCCTGCCAAAACATGGAGGATAGCGGCAGCAGTGGAGGAGACAACATGATCGTGAAGAAGATAAAGCAGGAGATGCCTGAGGACTACTACATTGTGGCCGATGCTGAGCTTACTGGGGGTATCAATGGCCCCGCTTTGTCCCTCACTCAGACACCAAAGCAGTCCCAAACCACTCTCCCAGGACCTTCATCATACACCGTGCCTCATATGCCACCCACATTGGCGTCTCCCATCCTCAGTGTCGAGAATGACACTCAAGGAGTCTCTATCTCTCCCCCAATCAGTTCACATGGTATGATTCCAATGTCTGTAAGGGGCCCTGTTGCGGGACACTGTAGGCTTGTGACGAATGTCCAGGCTTCCAGCCAGCCGTTGACCCATCAGATGCCAGTCAGTACATCTGGAGTCAACCAGCAAATCAACATTCCCTTATCGGCCTTGCAGATTCCAGGGCAGACTGAGCATGTCCCAATAGAAGAGCTTGTCAAACCGTCCCCCAAACCAGTGGCTTCCTGCGAGGTTGCTCTGTCTCCCTCCATGATCACTGAGCCGGAAGTCAGCTCCAGCCAGCAGCAAAATAATGCCTCTGTAGCTTTTGCAATGGATGGTAACACTGAAGCAGCATCAGGTAAGACTCCTCAGAGTGTGTCGTTCATGTGCACAGTAAGACATAGGTGTTCTCGCCAGATGTGGGAGAGTTTTAGTTTTGTCTGAAAGGTGACAGCATGGTATGTGAGAGGTGGTTTACGTAAGTAATCTTTAAAATGTTACATGACATAAACAACCCACCTGAGTATCAAAGATTCAGTACCATGTAAGCTTGAGTAACTAACAGCAAAGCTGACCCAGATGCCATCATAAATATTCATTGACCTGTGCTGAGTATCTGATGTCACCATTTTCCAAAACAG encodes the following:
- the LOC117962498 gene encoding uncharacterized protein KIAA1958-like isoform X1; its protein translation is MEDCLHTSSENLSKLVSWAHSHGTICSLIPNLKHLLSEGSQGNLTAMWGCTAGHAYHWPLTATCRAGSQERMCYQDSRSFNSDSASISGAASETQPSPGERFPGRTVKAKVDCNRTQDSYDFSNCSEPSEVEDNMEEYEDENALFDMVCESSPTDEDSDFETQLLRQQQHSAPQKRPNTSPLPSGAESKPSCQNMEDSGSSGGDNMIVKKIKQEMPEDYYIVADAELTGGINGPALSLTQTPKQSQTTLPGPSSYTVPHMPPTLASPILSVENDTQGVSISPPISSHGMIPMSVRGPVAGHCRLVTNVQASSQPLTHQMPVSTSGVNQQINIPLSALQIPGQTEHVPIEELVKPSPKPVASCEVALSPSMITEPEVSSSQQQNNASVAFAMDGNTEAASGYHAKLNKFPVFNFNDELKDLCVSAVSANTTKATLYALNVWRYWCMTKGLKDYMDITKIPAPKLNELLGDFYVSVKKTDGSDFLATSLHAIRRGLDRMLKNAGVGFSITSSIFNSSSQKLKEKLHVLSKAGMSGARSRNIIYFSLNDEEEMWRIGCLGDEGPVALLSTVVKYNSQFFNMRTLQEHADLMFGDVELLKDRDNRPFFGRTDSVKREKRVGSNTKVCYGQVYHEHSRGQKRCPYCLLYKYMYTHRPPTLMDPCSPFYLAARKEMCSVNGVWYEEQRMGLRSLRGVVPKLAKKVRLEQCDNFTFVSFTQASRKFSHINHL
- the LOC117962498 gene encoding uncharacterized protein KIAA1958-like isoform X2 is translated as MEDCLHTSSENLSKLVSWAHSHGTICSLIPNLKHLLSEGSQGNLTAMWGCTAGHAYHWPLTATCRAGSQERMCYQDSRSFNSDSASISGAASETQPSPGERFPGRTVKAKVDCNRTQDSYDFSNCSEPSEVEDNMEEYEDENALFDMVCESSPTDEDSDFETQLLRQQQHSAPQKRPNTSPLPSGAESKPSCQNMEDSGSSGGDNMIVKKIKQEMPEDYYIVADAELTGGINGPALSLTQTPKQSQTTLPGPSSYTVPHMPPTLASPILSVENDTQGVSISPPISSHGMIPMSVRGPVAGHCRLVTNVQASSQPLTHQMPVSTSGVNQQINIPLSALQIPGQTEHVPIEELVKPSPKPVASCEVALSPSMITEPEVSSSQQQNNASVAFAMDGNTEAASDIDERQAEANREQNEKTIRSTQTSLRNFREDTKLNKFPVFNFNDELKDLCVSAVSANTTKATLYALNVWRYWCMTKGLKDYMDITKIPAPKLNELLGDFYVSVKKTDGSDFLATSLHAIRRGLDRMLKNAGVGFSITSSIFNSSSQKLKEKLHVLSKAGMSGARSRNIIYFSLNDEEEMWRIGCLGDEGPVALLSTVVKYNSQFFNMRTLQEHADLMFGDVELLKDRDNRPFFGRTDSVKREKRVGSNTKVCYGQVYHEHSRGQKRCPYCLLYKYMYTHRPPTLMDPCSPFYLAARKEMCSVNGVWYEEQRMGLRSLRGVVPKLAKKVRLEQCDNFTFVSFTQASRKFSHINHL